A genomic segment from Desulfurella amilsii encodes:
- the rsfS gene encoding ribosome silencing factor, which translates to MNEILNILCEKKIENIKIIDMRKNQVLFDYFIIGISDSLNQSLACIDELDKLNTINHVESDEKGDWILIDCGSTIIHLFSDSKRKEIDLEYLWKDMPIHTFECK; encoded by the coding sequence ATGAATGAAATTTTAAACATTCTGTGCGAAAAAAAAATTGAAAATATCAAAATCATTGATATGAGAAAAAACCAGGTTCTATTTGATTATTTTATTATTGGAATAAGCGACTCTTTGAATCAATCGCTAGCTTGCATTGATGAACTTGACAAATTAAACACCATTAACCATGTTGAAAGTGATGAAAAAGGCGACTGGATACTTATAGATTGTGGATCAACTATTATACACTTATTTAGCGATTCCAAAAGAAAAGAGATTGATCTAGAGTATTTGTGGAAAGATATGCCCATCCATACTTTTGAATGCAAGTAA
- a CDS encoding 23S rRNA (pseudouridine(1915)-N(3))-methyltransferase RlmH, which translates to MQVKFIFVGKKFELDRFCQEYIKRMKVFCDVETLYIKSSTPKSEALVTQKKIKSDDFVFVLDENGKQLNSFELAKLIETINKPLVFVVGGAFGIDKEAFKKKFSLSLSKLTLPHAIARLIICESVYRSFTIINHLPYHKE; encoded by the coding sequence ATGCAAGTAAAGTTTATTTTTGTTGGAAAAAAATTTGAGCTTGATAGGTTTTGTCAAGAGTACATAAAACGTATGAAGGTTTTTTGTGATGTTGAAACCTTATATATAAAATCCTCAACACCAAAGTCCGAAGCACTTGTAACACAAAAAAAGATTAAATCTGACGATTTTGTTTTTGTACTTGATGAGAATGGTAAGCAATTAAACTCTTTTGAACTTGCAAAACTCATAGAAACAATCAACAAACCACTTGTATTTGTGGTTGGCGGTGCATTTGGTATAGACAAAGAAGCGTTTAAAAAAAAATTTTCCCTTTCTCTATCAAAGCTTACACTGCCTCATGCAATAGCAAGGTTAATTATATGTGAAAGTGTTTATAGAAGTTTTACAATCATAAACCATTTACCTTACCATAAAGAATGA
- the tsaE gene encoding tRNA (adenosine(37)-N6)-threonylcarbamoyltransferase complex ATPase subunit type 1 TsaE, with amino-acid sequence MIYWVKTLSQTKKIAKEFAQNIKNAKRLIIFLQGDLGTGKTTFVRFVLYYLGIKDFRGSPSFSIANEYLLNDKKIIHMDLYRVETKESLLNMGICEYFEENAIFFVEWPNLLEIKPDIMIKFILTNTQRSMEIDWGSN; translated from the coding sequence ATGATATACTGGGTAAAAACTCTATCTCAAACAAAAAAAATAGCAAAAGAATTTGCACAAAACATAAAAAACGCTAAACGGCTGATAATCTTTTTACAAGGGGATTTAGGCACGGGCAAAACAACTTTTGTACGTTTTGTTTTATATTATTTAGGCATAAAAGATTTTAGAGGTAGTCCATCATTTTCTATAGCAAACGAGTACTTGCTAAATGATAAAAAGATTATACACATGGATTTGTATAGGGTTGAAACAAAAGAATCGCTCTTAAATATGGGAATCTGCGAGTATTTTGAAGAAAATGCAATTTTTTTTGTAGAATGGCCGAATTTACTTGAAATAAAACCAGATATTATGATAAAATTTATTTTAACAAATACACAAAGGAGCATGGAAATTGATTGGGGCTCAAACTAA
- the aroE gene encoding shikimate dehydrogenase, producing MIGAQTNLYAIIGKPIKHSLSPKLHNSMFEKYNIDAVYVAFEVNNLKQAIEGIRGLGIKGINITLPFKNEAIQLVDYLDQEAKIIGSINTIKNLNGELFGFNTDYLGFFETIKDTDCSKNICILGAGGASSACIYAFYKKGVKTLNIYNRTFKNAFKLKERFSDLITLNIIEKKDVYKSEIIVNTTSVSLSENEFVLDLNLLNKNTLLVDIVYNSPLIKHAKAFGINGIDGNRMFVYQAYWAFKIWTGIEFDINYAFEVINGNH from the coding sequence TTGATTGGGGCTCAAACTAATCTATATGCAATTATTGGTAAACCCATAAAACACAGTTTGTCTCCTAAACTTCATAATTCTATGTTTGAAAAATACAATATTGATGCAGTTTATGTAGCCTTTGAAGTAAATAACCTAAAACAAGCCATAGAAGGTATAAGGGGACTTGGCATTAAAGGCATTAACATCACACTACCTTTTAAAAATGAAGCAATTCAACTTGTAGACTATCTAGACCAAGAGGCAAAGATTATAGGCTCAATCAATACTATAAAAAATTTAAACGGCGAGCTTTTTGGATTTAACACAGACTATTTAGGTTTTTTTGAAACTATTAAAGATACAGATTGCTCAAAAAATATATGCATCTTAGGCGCAGGAGGAGCATCAAGTGCTTGCATTTACGCATTTTACAAAAAAGGCGTCAAAACACTTAATATCTACAACAGGACATTTAAGAATGCATTCAAACTAAAAGAACGCTTCAGCGATTTAATTACTTTAAATATTATTGAAAAAAAAGATGTATATAAAAGCGAAATTATTGTTAATACCACATCTGTTAGCTTATCGGAAAATGAGTTTGTGCTGGATTTGAATTTATTAAACAAAAATACACTATTGGTTGATATTGTATATAATTCGCCGCTTATAAAACATGCTAAAGCGTTTGGTATAAATGGCATAGATGGCAATAGAATGTTTGTTTATCAAGCATACTGGGCATTCAAAATCTGGACTGGTATAGAGTTTGACATAAATTACGCATTTGAGGTTATAAATGGTAACCACTAG
- the pilB gene encoding type IV-A pilus assembly ATPase PilB — MVTTSRQLLGTMLLYENKITQEQLDKALQKQAQTGEMLGKILIEEHLVTEDELVEFLSKKYGIETTDLSKIQPQKEAINSIPSEVARKHRVFPFSIENNTLKVALCSVENVFLIDELRFLTGKKISIYLVKESQINEYLIRYYGTSKELEVLVRNVTESIDSLDNSIEQIESLDFDETSNIDDAPIIKLANSILESAVKEGASDIHLEPYENTFRVRFRIDGKAKTVNTPPKTIAPNLITRFKIMAKLNIAEKRLPQDGRIRIRAFGKLIDLRVSTVPTVFGEKLVMRLLDRENIKVSLDNINMRPTDLQRFKHAISLPNGVVIVTGPTGSGKSTTLYAALNELNKEDRNIMSVEDPVEYNLEGINQVQVKEDIGLTFSSVLRSFLRQDPDIIMVGEIRDTQTAEIAVRAALTGHLVLSTLHTNDSVSAITRLIDMGIDGYLIASSLRLVLAQRLVRKICTHCRQPINLPKEILLKAGFDKADLDDIRLFKGKGCSHCLDTGYKGRMAIFEVLHISEDIREMIIENKDENTIRQKALQEGMLTLKQDGLQKVKQGITTLEEVLSAAIN; from the coding sequence ATGGTAACCACTAGCCGACAATTGCTTGGCACAATGCTTTTATATGAAAACAAAATCACTCAAGAACAGCTTGACAAGGCCCTACAAAAACAAGCTCAAACAGGTGAAATGCTTGGCAAAATACTCATAGAAGAGCATTTAGTAACTGAAGATGAACTTGTAGAATTTTTATCAAAAAAATATGGCATAGAAACGACTGACCTTTCAAAAATACAGCCGCAAAAAGAAGCTATAAACTCAATACCCAGTGAAGTTGCGCGGAAGCATCGTGTGTTTCCATTCTCGATAGAAAACAATACTTTAAAAGTGGCTTTATGCAGTGTAGAGAATGTTTTTTTGATTGATGAATTGAGGTTTCTTACTGGAAAGAAAATATCAATTTACCTTGTCAAAGAAAGCCAAATAAACGAATATCTCATAAGGTACTACGGCACAAGCAAAGAATTAGAGGTGCTTGTTAGAAATGTAACAGAAAGTATTGATAGCCTTGATAACTCAATAGAGCAAATAGAAAGTCTTGATTTTGATGAAACTTCAAATATAGACGATGCGCCTATTATAAAACTTGCAAACAGCATACTTGAATCTGCAGTCAAAGAAGGAGCATCTGATATTCACTTAGAGCCGTACGAAAATACATTCAGGGTTAGGTTTAGAATTGACGGCAAGGCAAAGACTGTCAATACACCACCAAAAACAATTGCTCCAAATCTTATAACACGCTTTAAGATAATGGCAAAACTCAACATTGCAGAAAAGCGCCTTCCGCAGGATGGAAGGATTAGAATACGAGCCTTTGGCAAACTTATTGATTTAAGAGTTTCAACTGTCCCTACTGTATTTGGAGAAAAGCTTGTTATGAGGCTACTTGACAGGGAAAACATAAAAGTTTCGCTAGACAACATAAATATGAGGCCAACCGACTTACAACGCTTCAAACACGCAATAAGCTTACCCAATGGCGTCGTTATAGTTACAGGCCCAACAGGATCTGGTAAATCCACCACGCTATATGCAGCCTTAAATGAACTAAATAAAGAGGATAGAAACATAATGTCCGTTGAGGATCCCGTAGAGTATAACTTAGAAGGTATAAACCAGGTACAGGTAAAAGAAGACATAGGGTTGACGTTCAGTAGTGTCTTGCGCTCATTTTTAAGGCAAGATCCAGACATAATTATGGTAGGTGAAATAAGAGATACTCAAACAGCAGAAATTGCAGTTCGAGCCGCTCTTACTGGCCACTTAGTTTTATCCACTTTGCATACAAATGATTCTGTATCAGCAATTACTAGGCTTATAGATATGGGTATAGATGGGTATTTGATTGCAAGTTCCCTAAGGTTGGTTTTAGCACAAAGATTGGTTAGAAAAATATGCACTCACTGCAGGCAACCTATCAATTTACCCAAAGAAATCTTATTAAAAGCAGGTTTTGACAAAGCAGATTTAGACGATATAAGGCTTTTTAAAGGCAAGGGCTGTTCACACTGCTTAGACACTGGCTACAAGGGTAGAATGGCTATATTTGAAGTACTACACATAAGCGAAGATATAAGGGAAATGATAATTGAAAACAAAGATGAAAACACAATCAGACAAAAAGCACTTCAAGAAGGTATGCTTACACTAAAACAAGATGGATTACAAAAAGTAAAACAAGGCATAACCACGCTTGAAGAGGTTTTAAGCGCAGCTATAAACTAA